In Arthrobacter sp. PAMC25284, a single genomic region encodes these proteins:
- a CDS encoding ammonium transporter codes for MELTAGSVWMMVSAAMVLLMTPALGLFYGGMTRAKAALNMMMMSFVSVGIVGVVWVLWGYSMSTGDGVLGIVGSPLTSFGLSNIIGSPDLIKAGYSATFAIITVALISGAIADRTKFTAWIVFVPVWITAVYCPIAYMVWGGGLMSAGGAVSNVFGQVIDFAGGTVVEIASGTAALVLVLILGNRHGFGKDPAHRPHNIPFIMLGAGILWFGWFGFNAGAATTVEQAGLIWINTLAAPAAAVISWLATEKIRHGHPTSLGAASGAVAGLVAITPSCANISPLAALGLGLLAGAACAVFVDLKFKFGFDDSLDVVGVHLGGGLIGTLALGFIALPVNGEGGGLLYGGGPQQLIAQTVAVLITMAVSAFGTAVIGLAIHKTVGFRVSHEDEVAGVDRSEHAETAYAFAELALSRFTPFGHHAHTGVRETQHTGHGQPAGHGGTPERLPTPASHAQERQEQDVLV; via the coding sequence GTGGAACTCACTGCGGGAAGCGTCTGGATGATGGTGTCGGCGGCCATGGTGCTGCTGATGACCCCGGCACTGGGCCTCTTTTACGGCGGCATGACCCGGGCCAAGGCGGCCCTGAACATGATGATGATGAGCTTCGTCTCCGTCGGCATCGTCGGGGTCGTCTGGGTCCTGTGGGGATACTCGATGAGCACCGGCGACGGCGTCCTCGGCATCGTCGGCAGCCCGTTGACCAGCTTCGGGCTGAGCAACATCATCGGCTCGCCGGACCTGATCAAGGCCGGCTACAGCGCAACCTTCGCGATCATCACCGTGGCCCTGATCAGTGGCGCCATCGCCGACCGGACCAAATTCACTGCCTGGATCGTTTTTGTCCCCGTCTGGATCACCGCGGTCTACTGCCCCATCGCCTACATGGTGTGGGGAGGCGGCCTGATGAGCGCCGGAGGAGCCGTCAGTAATGTCTTCGGCCAGGTCATCGACTTCGCCGGCGGCACGGTCGTCGAAATCGCCTCGGGCACCGCGGCGCTGGTCCTGGTCCTGATCCTGGGCAACCGCCACGGCTTCGGCAAGGACCCGGCCCACCGCCCGCACAACATCCCCTTCATCATGCTCGGCGCCGGTATCCTGTGGTTCGGCTGGTTCGGCTTCAACGCCGGCGCCGCCACCACCGTGGAACAGGCCGGCCTCATCTGGATCAACACGCTGGCAGCCCCGGCAGCAGCCGTAATCAGTTGGCTCGCGACGGAAAAGATCCGCCACGGCCACCCGACGTCGCTCGGCGCAGCCTCAGGCGCCGTCGCCGGCCTGGTCGCAATCACCCCGTCCTGCGCGAACATCAGCCCGCTCGCTGCCCTGGGACTAGGCCTGCTCGCCGGCGCCGCCTGCGCCGTATTTGTGGACCTGAAGTTCAAGTTCGGCTTCGATGATTCGCTCGACGTCGTCGGTGTCCACCTCGGCGGCGGCCTCATCGGCACCCTGGCGCTCGGTTTCATCGCTCTCCCCGTCAACGGCGAAGGCGGCGGCCTCCTCTACGGCGGCGGCCCCCAGCAGCTCATCGCCCAGACGGTGGCCGTCCTCATCACCATGGCAGTGTCCGCTTTCGGCACCGCAGTAATCGGCCTGGCGATCCACAAGACCGTGGGATTCCGCGTTAGCCACGAAGACGAGGTCGCCGGCGTCGACCGCTCCGAGCACGCCGAGACCGCCTACGCCTTTGCCGAACTCGCGCTGAGCCGCTTCACCCCCTTCGGCCACCATGCCCACACCGGTGTCCGCGAGACCCAGCACACCGGTCACGGACAGCCCGCCGGTCACGGTGGGACGCCAGAGCGACTTCCCACCCCAGCGTCCCACGCACAAGAGCGGCAGGAGCAGGACGTCCTCGTTTAG
- a CDS encoding DUF2630 family protein — protein sequence MDEQDILRRIQSLVEEERDLRERTAAAGEEETPERQRVKRIEEDLDQAWDLLRQRRAKKQYGENPDEAEVRPVNQVRNYKG from the coding sequence GTGGACGAACAGGACATCCTCCGGCGCATCCAGTCGCTGGTGGAGGAGGAGCGCGACCTTCGCGAGCGGACCGCGGCGGCCGGAGAGGAGGAGACCCCGGAGCGCCAGCGGGTGAAGCGCATTGAAGAGGACCTCGACCAGGCCTGGGACCTGCTGAGGCAACGGCGTGCGAAGAAACAATATGGCGAAAACCCGGACGAGGCGGAGGTCCGCCCGGTGAATCAGGTCCGGAACTACAAGGGCTGA
- a CDS encoding APC family permease: MADEKKLSLAGSVSLGTGVMIGAGIFALVGQVAGLAGGLVPAAFLAGAVVVAFSAYSYVKYSGSNPSSGGIAMLLKDAYGPGVIAGSFSLFMYVSMVIAESLLARTFGTYLLRPFGLQGSPVLVPVLGVAAIALAAVVNLVGNRLVEKSATVTAAVKILGIAALAIAGLVAAGPSSLGKVLSGGAGQAPDQGILGFLAGTTLCILAYKGFTTITNQGGDIQEPKKNIGRSIIIALALCTVIYLLLTVSVTGSLTVPEIVEARDYALAEAAEPLFGAWGVGLTIALAVVATLSGLLASIYSVSRLYAMLQDMKQAPGLPGDIKHEPLLITAGLAIIVTVFFDLSQIASLGALLYIAMDIAIHVGVIRHLSGDIGAKRWIPAVAILLDVAVVVPFVLIKAGQDPLTVGIAAAVALVIFVAQWWAVSRRDHTFETTGQEAGS, translated from the coding sequence ATGGCTGACGAAAAGAAACTCTCCCTGGCAGGATCTGTCTCTCTCGGCACCGGCGTGATGATCGGGGCGGGGATCTTTGCGCTGGTGGGCCAGGTCGCGGGCTTGGCCGGAGGCCTCGTGCCCGCAGCATTCCTGGCCGGGGCCGTCGTCGTGGCGTTCAGCGCGTATTCGTACGTGAAGTACTCCGGCTCCAACCCATCCTCCGGCGGCATCGCGATGCTGCTCAAGGATGCCTACGGCCCCGGAGTTATCGCAGGGTCCTTCTCCTTGTTTATGTACGTGTCCATGGTGATCGCGGAAAGCCTCCTCGCCAGGACGTTCGGTACCTACCTCCTGCGCCCCTTTGGGCTTCAGGGATCGCCGGTCCTGGTGCCGGTGCTGGGCGTCGCCGCCATAGCGCTCGCCGCCGTCGTCAATCTCGTGGGCAACCGGCTCGTGGAGAAGTCTGCGACCGTGACCGCGGCAGTGAAAATCCTCGGCATCGCCGCCCTGGCCATCGCGGGCCTTGTGGCTGCCGGCCCGTCCTCCTTGGGAAAAGTGCTCAGCGGGGGAGCCGGGCAGGCTCCCGACCAGGGCATTCTGGGCTTCCTGGCTGGTACCACGCTGTGCATCCTGGCTTACAAGGGGTTCACGACGATCACCAACCAGGGCGGCGACATCCAGGAGCCCAAAAAGAACATCGGCCGCTCCATCATCATTGCCCTTGCGCTCTGCACCGTCATCTACCTATTGCTCACGGTCTCCGTGACGGGCAGCCTCACTGTCCCGGAGATCGTCGAGGCCAGGGACTACGCGCTCGCCGAAGCTGCCGAACCCCTGTTCGGTGCTTGGGGCGTCGGGCTGACGATCGCGCTGGCCGTAGTGGCCACGCTGTCCGGGCTCCTGGCGAGCATCTATTCGGTGTCCAGGCTCTACGCCATGCTCCAGGACATGAAACAGGCGCCAGGGCTACCCGGCGACATCAAACACGAGCCGCTGCTGATCACGGCCGGCCTGGCCATCATCGTGACCGTATTCTTCGACCTGAGCCAGATTGCGTCGCTCGGTGCGCTGCTCTACATCGCCATGGATATTGCCATTCATGTGGGAGTCATCCGGCATCTCAGCGGCGACATCGGGGCCAAGCGCTGGATCCCCGCCGTGGCGATTCTTCTGGACGTCGCCGTCGTGGTGCCGTTTGTCCTCATCAAGGCGGGGCAGGATCCGTTGACAGTCGGTATTGCGGCCGCTGTCGCCCTGGTGATCTTCGTGGCCCAATGGTGGGCCGTAAGCCGCCGGGACCACACGTTCGAAACAACTGGTCAGGAGGCCGGATCGTGA
- a CDS encoding DUF2254 domain-containing protein, with translation MRGRFRVIREAFRSLLWPIPAVAVALAVVLGFWLPSLDSVYDENVPTVFRAYLFGGGPDAARAVLQAVSGSLITVTSLTFSLTVVTLQLASSQFSPRLLRTFTSDSFVHWTLALFLGTFAYSLTVLRTVRTAADQQSEFVPDIAVTMAFVFAIASVVGLVLFLAHLTREIRVETMMRKVQGETLETINVVYPEDPAGRLPEPRAPSNAVSIEAASSGFLTSVDPKILVGAAKQSRAVIRIDVDPGSSLIAGVPFATVWPDDARDHLNEEETETLTAAVHSAAGTGFERTAAQDPAFGFRQLADVAARALSPGINDPTTAVHVLAHLSSLLCFLVERDMRDRVVADDDGKARVVLALPGFASLLELSLAQARRYGLQDPEVGERIITLLQEVAWRDNGGRHREALAMQLSELRATIDAQEYTDAERDRLLTRCQDVEAALASSIPPHRRARR, from the coding sequence GTGAGAGGCAGATTCCGTGTGATCCGGGAGGCGTTCCGTTCCTTACTGTGGCCGATCCCCGCAGTGGCGGTCGCCCTGGCAGTGGTGCTGGGCTTTTGGCTCCCCAGCCTCGACAGCGTCTACGACGAAAACGTCCCGACGGTGTTCAGGGCCTATCTCTTCGGCGGTGGTCCTGACGCGGCACGGGCAGTCCTGCAAGCGGTGTCCGGCTCCCTCATTACGGTGACGTCCCTGACCTTCTCGCTGACAGTAGTCACCCTGCAGTTGGCCAGCAGCCAGTTTTCGCCGCGGCTGCTGCGAACATTCACGAGCGACAGCTTCGTGCACTGGACGCTCGCGCTCTTTCTCGGCACCTTTGCCTATTCCCTGACAGTGCTCCGGACAGTCCGCACCGCCGCCGACCAGCAGAGCGAGTTTGTCCCGGACATTGCGGTGACCATGGCGTTCGTCTTCGCCATCGCCAGCGTGGTTGGACTCGTCCTGTTCCTGGCGCACCTCACCCGGGAGATCCGGGTGGAAACCATGATGCGGAAGGTCCAGGGAGAAACTCTCGAAACCATCAATGTCGTTTATCCCGAAGACCCGGCCGGCCGGCTGCCCGAGCCCCGGGCGCCCAGCAACGCCGTCAGCATCGAGGCTGCCTCCTCCGGGTTCCTGACTTCCGTCGACCCTAAGATACTGGTCGGGGCCGCCAAGCAGTCACGGGCTGTTATCCGCATCGATGTAGACCCCGGAAGCTCACTGATTGCCGGGGTCCCGTTCGCCACGGTCTGGCCCGACGATGCGCGGGATCACCTGAACGAGGAAGAAACCGAGACTCTGACGGCCGCCGTCCATAGCGCCGCCGGAACCGGTTTTGAACGGACAGCGGCCCAGGACCCGGCATTCGGATTCCGGCAGCTCGCCGACGTCGCCGCGCGGGCGTTGTCGCCCGGGATCAATGACCCGACGACGGCAGTCCACGTCCTGGCGCATCTCTCCAGTCTGTTGTGCTTCCTGGTCGAGCGGGACATGCGCGACCGCGTCGTGGCCGATGACGACGGAAAGGCAAGGGTGGTCCTGGCACTCCCCGGGTTCGCGTCCCTGCTGGAGCTGTCCTTGGCGCAGGCCCGCCGCTACGGGCTACAGGATCCCGAGGTAGGCGAACGCATCATCACACTGCTGCAGGAGGTGGCCTGGCGCGACAACGGCGGCCGCCATCGGGAGGCCCTTGCCATGCAACTCAGCGAGCTGAGGGCCACCATCGACGCCCAAGAGTACACCGACGCCGAGCGGGACCGTCTCCTGACCCGGTGCCAAGACGTCGAAGCAGCCTTGGCCAGCAGCATTCCGCCGCACCGCAGGGCCCGCCGCTAG
- a CDS encoding phosphoribosyltransferase family protein, which yields MSIFEDRVDAGRRLGRRVAELRGQDVVVLGLPRGGVPVAYEVAAALDAPLDVIVVRKLGLPYQPELAMGAIGEGGGPGPGGSGARPLEGGRRRASGRRGP from the coding sequence ATGAGCATCTTTGAGGACAGGGTCGACGCCGGTCGGCGGCTGGGCCGGCGGGTGGCGGAACTGCGCGGCCAGGACGTCGTAGTCCTGGGCCTTCCGCGGGGCGGTGTTCCTGTCGCCTACGAGGTCGCGGCGGCCTTGGACGCACCCCTGGACGTGATCGTGGTGCGAAAGCTGGGACTCCCTTACCAGCCGGAGCTTGCCATGGGGGCTATCGGCGAAGGCGGGGGCCCGGGTCCTGGAGGATCAGGTGCTCGCCCACTCGAGGGTGGACGGCGCCGAGCTTCGGGCCGTCGAGGACCATGA
- a CDS encoding phosphoribosyltransferase family protein, with the protein MLAHSRVDGAELRAVEDHERAILESRVIRFRKGRSRLDLTGRIALIVDDGIATGSTARVACRIARQQGAARVILAVPVAPAETLAALTEPDEVVCLATPPQFTAVGYHYRDFSPTEDDEVVKLLDLAAQRLKDPPPAARNAVAGRADTDEEVRIEAGGVLLEGHLHLPVPAHGVVLFAHGSGSSRHSPRNRYVAGVLQQAGLGTLLLDLLTPAEERNRANVFDIPLLARRLASATAWLAGRADTATSSIGYFGASTGAAAALWAASGPSARVAAIVSRGGRPELAGPRLSDVSAPTLLIVGSFDYEVVELNRRAKAMLHCPNQLAVVQGATHLFEETGTLAAAAILARDWFVRYLMPTATTYPEE; encoded by the coding sequence GTGCTCGCCCACTCGAGGGTGGACGGCGCCGAGCTTCGGGCCGTCGAGGACCATGAGCGCGCCATACTGGAATCCCGGGTGATCCGCTTCCGAAAAGGCCGGAGCCGCCTGGATCTCACCGGCCGCATTGCGTTGATTGTCGACGACGGGATCGCCACCGGCTCCACCGCCCGGGTGGCCTGCCGGATCGCCCGGCAACAGGGTGCAGCACGGGTGATTCTCGCCGTTCCCGTCGCCCCGGCGGAGACCCTGGCGGCCCTGACGGAGCCGGACGAGGTCGTCTGCTTGGCCACACCCCCGCAGTTCACCGCCGTCGGCTACCATTACCGGGATTTCTCTCCGACAGAGGATGACGAAGTCGTGAAGCTGCTGGACCTCGCAGCCCAACGGCTCAAGGATCCCCCACCCGCCGCCCGGAACGCCGTGGCGGGGCGCGCCGACACCGATGAGGAAGTCCGGATCGAGGCCGGTGGCGTGCTGCTCGAAGGGCACCTGCACCTGCCCGTTCCCGCCCACGGCGTCGTGCTGTTCGCGCACGGCAGCGGCAGCAGCCGGCACAGCCCGCGCAACCGGTACGTGGCCGGCGTCCTCCAGCAGGCGGGGCTCGGCACGCTGCTGCTGGATTTGCTGACCCCGGCGGAGGAGCGCAACCGCGCCAACGTCTTCGACATTCCACTCCTGGCCCGCAGGCTGGCCTCGGCCACGGCCTGGCTGGCAGGCCGGGCGGACACCGCCACCAGCTCCATCGGCTATTTTGGTGCGAGCACCGGTGCGGCAGCGGCGCTGTGGGCGGCGTCCGGGCCCTCCGCCCGGGTGGCTGCCATCGTGTCCCGCGGCGGGCGGCCGGAACTGGCCGGTCCGCGGCTGTCCGACGTGAGCGCGCCGACGCTGCTGATTGTGGGCAGCTTCGACTATGAGGTCGTGGAGCTCAACCGCCGGGCCAAAGCGATGCTGCATTGCCCCAACCAGCTTGCCGTGGTTCAGGGAGCCACCCACCTGTTTGAGGAAACCGGTACGCTGGCCGCGGCGGCCATTCTCGCGAGGGACTGGTTCGTCCGGTACCTGATGCCAACAGCCACGACCTACCCCGAGGAGTAA
- a CDS encoding DUF302 domain-containing protein — MSYTYTTVVPLSWEDAVEKTREALAAQGFGILSEINVRSTFAAKLGDDAAEEVGDYLILGACNPTLARQALASEPDLGALLPCNVVVRRATGATETTVQAIDPQTMVKLSDNPAVREVADDAGTRLRAALADVAGEKAGAN; from the coding sequence ATGAGCTACACCTACACCACCGTCGTCCCGCTGAGCTGGGAGGACGCCGTGGAAAAGACCCGCGAAGCGCTGGCGGCCCAGGGCTTCGGAATTCTTTCGGAGATCAACGTGCGGTCCACGTTCGCTGCCAAGCTCGGCGATGATGCCGCCGAAGAAGTAGGGGACTACCTCATTCTCGGGGCATGCAATCCGACCCTCGCACGCCAGGCACTGGCCAGCGAACCGGACCTCGGGGCGCTCCTGCCCTGCAATGTGGTGGTACGGCGCGCCACCGGTGCTACGGAAACAACCGTGCAGGCCATTGACCCGCAGACCATGGTCAAACTCAGTGACAACCCGGCAGTACGTGAAGTCGCTGATGACGCCGGAACCCGGCTGCGCGCCGCCCTGGCGGATGTTGCCGGCGAAAAGGCCGGCGCGAACTGA
- a CDS encoding universal stress protein, producing MNDQRIVVGVDGSEYSTAALRLAGRMATSLDAPLHLVTCLGSSDFFLASHLPEDSSASATELEETAKVQVEQALDRAFGDARPERLTRDVKFGAPAKVLIEESQDAQMLVVGRRGRGGFVSQVIGSVSGACAAHAHCPVLVVGQDPNGQPV from the coding sequence ATGAACGATCAACGGATTGTCGTGGGCGTGGACGGCTCCGAGTATTCGACGGCGGCGCTTCGGCTCGCCGGCCGCATGGCCACTAGCCTGGACGCCCCGCTGCACCTCGTCACCTGCCTGGGCTCCTCGGACTTCTTCCTGGCCTCCCATCTTCCGGAGGACAGCTCCGCCAGCGCCACAGAGTTGGAAGAGACTGCCAAAGTACAGGTCGAGCAGGCCCTGGATCGGGCGTTCGGCGATGCACGCCCCGAGCGGCTGACCCGTGACGTGAAGTTCGGGGCTCCCGCCAAGGTACTGATCGAGGAGAGCCAGGATGCGCAGATGCTGGTGGTCGGCCGACGCGGCCGAGGCGGTTTCGTGTCACAGGTGATCGGTTCGGTCAGCGGCGCCTGCGCGGCACATGCCCACTGCCCGGTCCTCGTGGTGGGCCAGGACCCCAACGGGCAGCCGGTGTAA
- a CDS encoding aldo/keto reductase, with protein MQYRTLGTSGAVVSNYALGTMTFGAEATEDQSRAILDDYFAAGGNFIDTADVYSTGVSEEIIGRWLADRPDVRDRAVVATKGRFPMGEAPNDVGTSRRHLTRALDDSLRRLGVEQIDLYQLHAWDPITPLEETLRFLHDAVSRGKIAYYGFSNFLGWQLTKAVHLAKAHGWSAPVTLQPQYSLLVREIESEIVPASLDAGIGLLPWSPLGGGWLSGKYKRDQAPTGATRLGENPERGMEAWKARNADSRTWDVIDEVEEIAGRHSVSPSQVALAWLANRPAVTSVILGARTTKQLADNLAATDLRLTAEETERLTGVSRPRVGVYPYGPMAQEQRSRKVQGGR; from the coding sequence ATGCAATACCGCACCCTGGGCACCAGCGGCGCCGTCGTCTCCAACTACGCGCTGGGCACCATGACGTTCGGCGCCGAGGCCACCGAGGATCAGTCCCGCGCGATCCTGGACGACTATTTCGCGGCAGGCGGCAATTTCATCGATACCGCCGATGTTTACAGCACCGGCGTCTCGGAGGAAATCATCGGCCGGTGGCTGGCAGACCGGCCGGATGTCAGGGACCGGGCCGTCGTCGCCACGAAGGGTCGCTTCCCGATGGGGGAGGCCCCGAACGACGTCGGCACGTCCCGTCGGCACCTCACCCGTGCACTGGACGACTCGCTGCGCCGGCTGGGCGTGGAACAAATCGATCTCTACCAGCTGCATGCCTGGGACCCGATCACACCGCTGGAGGAAACCCTGCGCTTCCTGCACGACGCCGTGAGCCGCGGAAAAATCGCCTACTACGGGTTCTCCAACTTCCTTGGCTGGCAGCTGACCAAGGCCGTCCATCTGGCGAAGGCCCACGGCTGGAGCGCCCCCGTGACGCTGCAGCCGCAGTACAGCCTGCTGGTCCGTGAAATAGAGTCAGAGATCGTCCCCGCCTCGCTCGATGCCGGCATCGGGCTGTTGCCGTGGTCGCCGCTGGGAGGCGGCTGGCTTTCCGGCAAGTACAAGCGCGACCAGGCGCCGACGGGCGCCACCCGCCTGGGCGAAAATCCCGAACGGGGGATGGAAGCCTGGAAGGCACGGAACGCCGACTCCCGGACCTGGGACGTGATCGACGAAGTCGAGGAGATTGCCGGGCGGCACAGCGTGAGCCCATCCCAGGTGGCGCTTGCGTGGCTGGCGAACCGCCCGGCTGTCACCTCGGTGATCCTCGGCGCACGCACCACCAAGCAGCTCGCGGACAACCTCGCCGCAACTGACCTGCGGCTCACGGCGGAGGAGACAGAGCGACTGACCGGGGTGAGCCGGCCGCGCGTCGGCGTCTATCCGTACGGGCCGATGGCGCAGGAACAGCGGAGCCGGAAAGTTCAGGGCGGCCGCTAG